A genomic window from Salvelinus namaycush isolate Seneca chromosome 21, SaNama_1.0, whole genome shotgun sequence includes:
- the LOC120066260 gene encoding tetratricopeptide repeat protein 23-like, whose product METEFEISTSLSRVYQRQGRSEEALGQCESSLQLLEGWERPGQACSVYKDMAAIEQAQGRLDRALEHLSKAHAIALSQSPGGLEGAHIAHSLALAYSTVAEPHHNDSAAHYYEESLSTYRTSLGPQATVTLNLQDDYCRFLLLTGQQERCVEIQRESLALKRETFGDLSPEVADTLQLIGGVQMTQGQVKHAHRTMSKCLDIQSVLYGPQHKKTRATQKTVDMLAQAPEVAGRQKREGSLKTRPPFCAVLPSYSKAGGNANMSDS is encoded by the exons GGTGTACCAGCGGCAAGGCAGGTCAGAGGAGGCCCTGGGTCAGTGTGAGAGTAGTTTGCAGTTGCTGGAGGGCTGGGAAAGGCCAGGTCAGGCCTGCTCCGTCTATAAGGACATGGCTGCCATCGAACAGGCCCAGGGCCGCCTCGACAGAGCTTTAGAGCACCTCTCTAAG GCTCATGCCATAGCTCTGAGTCAGAGCCCTGGGGGTCTGGAGGGGGCTCACATCGCTCACAGCCTGGCCTTGGCTTACTCTACTGTAGCAGAGCCCCACCACAATG ACTCAGCAGCACACTACTATGAGGAGAGTCTGAGTACATACAGGACCTCCCTAGGCCCACAGGCTACTGTCACTCTCAACCTTCAGGATGACTACTGTCGCTTCCTCCTCCTCACTGGGCAGCAAGAG AGGTGTGTAGAGATCCAGAGGGAGTCCCTGGCCTTGAAGAGAGAGACATTTGGTGACCTGAGTCCTGAGGTGGCTGACACTCTGCAGCTGATTGGAGGGGTGCAGATGACCCAGGGCCAGGTGAAGCATGCCCATAGGACCATGAGCAAG tgtcTGGACATTCAGAGTGTCCTGTATGGCCCTCAGCATAAGAAGACAAGAGCCACGCAGAAGACAGTGGACATGCTGGCCCA GGCGCCCGAGGTTGCTGGGAGACAGAAGAGGGAGGGTAGCCTGAAAACAAGGCCTCCTTTCTGTGCAGTCCTACCTTCTTATAGCAAGGCAGGAGGAAACGCCAACATGTCGGACTCCTAA